AAAATCGattttagtgtttttttttttcgatttgttTTGTGAAATCAATTGTCATATAGtggttaatatatataagtggttaatatatatatatatatatatatatatatatatagttatgtctattgttttttttgttcgtGCATGATCAAACTGTTGGccttattagtttttttttattttctatttcttaGAAGTTATTGCTGTTCAGTTTGAGCTACATTGGTTATAGCggattggttttgtttttattcaattgattagatttttttcttaatttatgCATTGATTGGAAATCTATAATATTTGGATTGCAGGAGAGAGACTATCAAAATTACTCTATGGGGATCACTTGGTGTTAATTTTGACATTGCTGCTCTTAAGAACATGAGTCCTCCAGTTGTAGTGGTTTTCACAAGCACTAAAGTTAGATCTTATGATGGTACTCACTggtgttttttttcatatgaATATATTACGTCAGCTGTCATGTTCACTATTAATACATATTTACTTTATTATTTGATCACTGCTATGTTGTCATGCAGGTAATATAGTTCTTAACAATGGCATGAGTACCTGCATGTATCTCAATCCTGACATTCCAAACATTGAAGAGTATAGGGCAATGTAAGAAGCGATTTGcattttgtttatcttttcttttttgttttcagtgTGTGTTAATGTTTGAATGATTACATCTGataaaaatttcaagtatAACAGGCCATTTCATGCTCCTCTTATAATGGCTGATAGTACTAGCAATCAAAATAGGCATTCATCTGTGCCTTCTGATGCTATATCGACTGTGAATCTAAGGACTGTTAAGAATTTAAATGTTCAGAGGACAAATGCAAACAGGAAGATCAATGGCAAAGTGTGTGGGTTTTTTTTATTAGAAATTTGagttacattttttttgttaaattctaatcaatttttttatgacTAATGTGAATTTTTTTACAGGATGCAACTTTTTTTGTCAAAGCTACCATCACAAAGATACTGAATGAAGAGGGTTGGTATTACATGTCATGTCCAAGATGCAGCAAACAGTTGCGACAATATCATAATGATTACACGCTTAGTTGTCAAAACCATGGCAATCAAACTGGAGTTCCATTGTTAGTGATATTTGTATAATTTTGTTGAGTGGTTTGTTTAAGTAACAGAGCAATACATATACTAATATGGAAAATTATGTTCACTGATTACAATAATAGGTACAAGTTGGAGGTACGCATTGAGGATGAAACAGACTCTGTGACTGTTATGGCTATTGGAAAGGCTGCTGATGGCCTATTTGGAGTGACCTGTGAGCAATTGGTGAATCAGGATGGGCAGGTTGACAAGAGGCGCCTTCCTCCTTCCATTGTGAATTTTATGGGACAAAGCAGAATTTGGAAACTTGGTTATGGCATTAGGAATGACTTTGTTGTTAAGGCTGTGTTTAACAATGATGAGGAAGGAGAGTTTCAGCCATTGCCTGAACCATTGACAATAGGTGTGTCCCTTGCAAAAAGAAATATCCAATTTTCTGATGAGTGTACTATCAGTCAACTGGTCAAAGCTGGGGAGTCAAGCAAGAGACCTAAAAGGTAATTTTTAGATTTCAGTAGTTTTTATTTGTTATGAATGTTGTTTGAACTATTGTGTTTCTGTATGATGTTTTAGTAATTAAATGAGTTTGTATATCTGTGTGTATTGTAGAGACAAGGGAAAGAACAACGCAAAGATGGAGTAGTCTGCAGACGGTGGGAACTTTTTGCTAACTTTTGAAGCAACCATTGATTAATCTTGATAAGAACATGTGTTTTAATATCTTCTTGGTTGTTTGTTCACGTCTTTAGTATCTTTAAAGACGTATTTTTGATGTCCTTTATCAAAGGACATGTTGTGTTAATGTAAGACGTGTGGTGCTATGAAACTTTGTTGTTGTAAGTTTGTTACTTGGTGTTTTAGAACTAAGCAATGTAATATAATGGATGCTATTTTGATATATGTAAGATATTTGTTAACTACTTTTTTAATTTGATCtttatattttaattgtggTTGTGACCGGTGTGAATGATTGTTAAAAACATATTAGTCTCCCCATGCAGGACATCATGCAAGGGGTGCATGAGTAATAGCTTTCCCAGGcaaacacttacatatattgCAATGACGTTGGTTGAAGCAATATTGAGTTAGATGAAAAAATAAGTCTAAACAGTTCAGTTCAATTTATCTAACTTAATCAAATTACATGATGTAAGGCAGTTCAAAAGGTACAAGAAGGGTGATAAgggttgaaattttttttgccCATTTTTTACAAGTTACTGTGTAAAAGAATTGCACTGGAGGTATAAAGTTGATCAATTTTGtacagaaaaatataaaataaatgaattaGGATCAGTTTAGACAAGAACTAAACTGATTTCATGGTGAAAATAGTATGTAGGGTGCAATCTGCATTTAATGTAGGAGTTTGGAATCCAGACGACGTAAGAATTTGCATACGACCACAATAGGTATAACTGGAAACGACGGAAAATGGATCAAACGACATTGACACTGTAGTGGTTACAGTTCTAAATGAAATTCTATTTTTCTGCATGTTTGCAAATTGCATTACTACTCGCATATCAGATCAGATTACATTGTATTTCAATATACAAGTGTGAGGAAAGGGATTACACAATGtgcctatttttattttttaatagattttttttaattttgtgtgCAGTTGGAATCTCTCAATAGTGACTCAGTGCATGCATACTGTAGCAGTGCACTACTCCTGCAACTTATTACTTTTGCTGTGTTGATTCAGGAACATCTGGAAGCGTATTTCTTTTGTATATGGTTTTTTTGATTCCTTCTGCTATCACATGTAGCACCGAGTATCTGTTATTGGTTACAATTTAGGTCCATCAATTTTGTCACAGATTGTTATACTGTAATGGTTATAGAAACGGTTGAATAGCTTATAAAGGGAAATGTTTGGAACAAGTTTTCTCATCCTTCAGAGGTTACCTTTTTCAGGTGtgagttctctctctctctctctctctctctctctctctcttttgagTTTTTACTTTCATTTAGAGAATAATTAATGAATGTATacatttctctctttttcaaaACAGGTTATAATCCTATCATATGTTTGATCATTTGTAATAACGGTaaattttattgttatttgttattatGGGACATTGAAGTCTCTACCTTCAATTGTTAattgtctttgtttttttaattgaatatGGTGATATGATTTTGAAACAGAGATGAGTAGGATTCTATTGGCTGATATAAATCTGGAAACAAGAAACAGGGTTATACGAGTTCGAGTCTGTAGAATTTGGACATGGAGAAGGCCACTGTATGTGGAACAAGATGATGGTTTGCAGTGTGTTTTAGTGGATAATCATGTGAGCATTTagacttttatttttttaaaggaaaaaTGTCTTTTTTGCTGCTGTTGGTTACAATTTTTAAATTTGTACTCAGGATGATGCAATTCATGCACTTATGAGTGAGGTGGATCTTGAAATTGAATCAAGGAGAATATGTGAGGGTTTTGTGTATCAAATTTCAAACTTTCATTGTATGAGGAACCAAGAGGAGTGTATAATTGTGCCACACCAAGTACAGTTATTGTTTAATCATGAGACTCAGTTTAGACCAGTCTGTGAAAGCATTCCTCCAATTCCATATTATTGGTTCTTCTTTGTCAATTTTCATGACCTTTCATCGAGATTGGATGATGACACGATTCTTACAGGTAGATTGTAATTTATATTGCACAGTAATTTCTAATCATATAATTTGTTTAGATGTGCTGATATTGTATGTGTTAACAGATGTGGTTGGTGCAATCACTCATGTTGGTCCAATTCAACAAATGACATCTAATGGTAATATTGGAACAAAGAGAGCTGTGGTGATATACAATTCTATGTATGTTTTTACTCTTTCTGGTTTGCTAAAACAAATGTATTCAATTTATGTCCATTTATTTACCTTCTTTTCACTTGAGTTTTGTTAACAAATTTCTCATGTTTTGTGTAAAGGCGTCGGTCTCTAAGGATTACGTTATTGAACTCGGCAATAGATGAACTTGATGTTTCTATTGTGAGAATACCTCCTCCTCCAGTTATAGTGGTGTTCACAAGTATGAAAGTGAGACTGCGTGAAAGTAAGGATCTTACTTTTCTCAATTCAGTTCAAGTCTCTCTCTGTCTTTTTATACTCATTTTTGTGAATTTGGTGATATAGATAGCATTGTTTTGCGATCCACTCTGAGTACTTGCGTTTTCATAAATCCTGTGATACATGAAGCAGATGAAATAAGAACAAGGTGTGTGCATTATGCTTCCGTGATAAAGGTTAAAATACAATTTTAGTTTTCATAAGTTTTAAAAATTTTGGTTGGAAATGAGATGCAATCCTTTTTTTCTAATTGTGAAGGTTTAGAGAATTGTTTAGTTCACATGCGCTTCAAACAGCTACCGCTGCTGCATCTGTAATGGAGGTATATGGGTTGATTGTATaaactttataaattttaGGTTTCTATCtatttaaattaatatatttagTTTAACTAACTAAATTGTTTGATTTTATTAGGATTCCATCTTTGTTGTCAAAGCTGTTATCACAGAGTTTCTGTTTGGAAATGGATGGTACTATACTTCTTGCAGTAGTTGCAAAGAAGAGCTTGAACAATCGGATACTTTTCTATTAGGATGTCCAGAACATGGTCCTCAAATGGGGATTCCAACGTACGTATGAATTGAATATTTGGATTATGTGGTATTTGGTCATTTAAAGTTCTAAACTCAATTTTTTACCAGTTTTAGGATAGAGACGTGTCTCTATGATGGAAGTGGAAGTATTCAAACTGAGCTTAGTGGTCTTCCAGCAGAAACTCTTTTTGATGTCACATGCCAAGAATTGGTGGACAATAGTGGTTATGTTAGCCAGGAAATAATTCCACAGGTTATATCTGACAGACTTTTAGTGGAATGTATGTGGCAAATTGGACACGATGGAACAAAGTTTCAAGTCATTTCTGTGTATCCCCAATATGGTAGAAACAGTAAAAGAAATGAACCACTGGAAAACAAGTGTACCACAATAGACGAAGTAGTGCATAAGATAGATTTGAACAACAGGTGAGAGAGGTTAGCAACGATTATGAGTTTTGATTACCtttgtaataaatatattaatatcaCTCTTTTTTCTCTATTTATCATCTTAATtgtcttttttctcttttcagaATGTCAGGAAAAGAACCATCTGAGAGCATTCTTAGAAATGTTGTCCAGTATTTTCCATGGCATTGAGGGCTGCATTAATATGCATGTCACTTGgtctatctttctgtaattgTCAATTGTTTGTATTTGTAATTGTCAATtgtttgtatttgtttgtttgtatatatttgtttgtttgcTGCAATCGTAAAAATTGATTTTCACAAGGGCTGGTACTACACAACCTGTGAGACTTGCAATCAAGAACTGAAACAAATGGGACTTCATggtttcaaatgtcatgtggATGGTTCTCAATCTGGCAAACCAGTGTTAGTCAAATAATGTTATTTTGGATGAAACAGTGACATATGTTGTCAATGATATTACTAATTATCACtgactttcatttttttacagGAGATCCAGCAAATATGTTGTTTGGAATGTCGTGTGAACAATTGGTCAATTATCAGAAAATAGTTAATAATGCTAATACTGGGAGGTATACAATTCTACCGTATCACTTTGATTACTATTATATGCATATAGCAACTTATTATCTCATTGTATGTTTTGTCTCAGTACATCTACCGATAACTATGTGCCAAACAGAAGATCGACGATTCAGCAGTGTTACCAAGGataaaatttcatataattctGTAATAAAATGTAAGGACATTTATGTTGTCAGTGTATTAAAGTTGGTTGATTCTAAATCtgtatttaatttaatttaatctaTTCTTACAAGACCCGCGCGCACGCGCGGGTTAATACCTAGTAGGTTCTAGATTGGCTTTCATCTTTACTGTAGATGGAAGGCTTGAGAGTTGGTTAAATTGTTTCTAATGTGTAGTCTATCTTATATATCATTGTGGGAGTTTGTTCTCAGAACTTCTTGTTCCGTCTGTAAGATGGCGATGAAAGGGTATGTAATGTCTACATTTGATATTAGTTGTACTCGTtcctaattaatttaaaaactgTAATGGtatttgatttaaaaaaatataatactttACCTCAAATCATAGAAGTGCCTGTTCTCTTAAATAGATAACACACATTAAGTACATAGCACATACAAACACTTAAATACCAATGAAGTAGTCGTAGTCGTAAAACACATACTATTACATGAAGGTAATTATATAGGAATATGCATACCATTGTCTTTCTAAAAAGCACTCGAAATATAACACAAGTATCAATGAAATTTTGCATACAGTAAATTATTTGAACTAACCTTTTTGCCCAGAATGTAGTGACTCTCTTCTAAAACACTCTTAGCCACCGAAGCATCAACAAAGGTAACAAAACCAAACTCTCTAGGTTGACGAGTCCTTTTATCCAAAACAATCACACACTCTTCTACCTCCCCATATCTGCTAAAGTGGTCTTCCAATATATCCTCATCAACTTCCCTTGTTATTCCGCCCACAAATAGTTTTCTGTCTTGTTTTGCATCCATGACAACCAACGTTTACAAATCTCTAAAACTCAAAGTTTTtgtagctatatatatatgtgtatatatatatatatatatattctctatgcagagtgaagtttcactttgaaattacagagtgaagttccaattttggcacacttttcggtcaaattttttcaccacaagcgatttaatatttaagtatgttatttaagatcatctctacaaaatttcatcgaaTTTGAAACTTTTTATTGAAGTTTTGCATTGTTCACTCCAAGCCCCATACTAGGCGTTTGGCGAGGGGGATCAGTTTTGGCATCAAGTCCTGATTTTGAAGCATTGTGTGTCACCAAGGCTGAGTATGAGGAGCTTGGATCTGCTCGATGTCGCAAGAGATTCTTTTGATGGGTACTGGCAGTTTTGGAGGGTATGTTATTTGCAATGACCCACTTGTCATATTACTTGTGAAGGCGGAAGGTATCAAATAATTCTGGGGACCTTGACACTATTCTGTATCTTCAGCAAGTCCATGAGGGAAAATTCAACCCAGTAGCTTCTACAAAGTCTGTTGTCACCACTGGAAAGAGACTTGCTTGAGGAATTGAAGCCTGACACTTCGTTATACTTATCAATGTGATAATGTCACATTGTCACCCACCTTCAATACTTGAGATAAGTCCGAAATTTCCCTCCCATTAACTTTAAAGTCGTCTCTTCCAAGTGGACAAACCAATCCAGCTCCAACAGTACAAATTGCTCCTTTGGGAAGAGCCCTGCGAATTATCGCCTGCACAATGCTTCCTTCGAGAGTGTTTCACCTATCATTGTCTATAAGAGGGAACCCCTAATGACCAATGTCACTTGCTTGACTTTGACTGCAACTATAGTTAAAACAATATGGAAGAAGAGAGTTAACTTGGAGAAGTCAAACACCTTGGCACCAAGTTTGTGAGCTTAGTCAAGACCGAATCATTTGGCGTTTTCATCTAATTTCCATCACTCTTTAGTCATGATAAGACGAGTTTAACAGGCACACAAGATAACAAGGACACCAACCGAGATGAAAATCACCTTTTAtactcagagagagagagagagagagagagagagagagagagagagagagagagagagagaagttgGTGTTCTTATTATCTTGTGAACTCTCTTATCATGACTAATGAGAGACAAGTTGGCgaagaaaattgaagaagCCACTACAAAGTTAAAATATTATGTTAAGAGAACTGCGTATATTACATTTACAGTGCTTCTGTATTGGTCACAACGGAAGGGCAAAACTTCATGAGCTTATCTCGCAAAACAGCTGCAGTCTTGATGTAcaaattcaatttttaaaCCTGAAAATTTCATTCTCAGTAGTTCACTGACTGAGAATACATTTTCTGTCGGAGCGTCCACCATATCACATTGTTATATAACCTTTTCCccatgaattcataagagCATCTTCCCAACACACGTTTGCCTATTCTCACATAAAGTACAGACGGAATGACCAGATTGCAACCGAGTGATGAGACAATGGTGTTCATTCAGCATATGGCTGAGAGTTCATGCAAAGATGCACCAACTTCCTCTGGTATTGCCCAAAATATTCACCTTCTGCAATCACATCTTCATTTTCTGGTCCCAGCCCAGGCAAATGTGGCAGCTTGTCCTTGATTGAAGATTTGGATTCATGATCAGAGTTTCCTGAATCAGAGATGATGTTGGCGTGAATTTCTCGGCAAGCAAGAATGAACATAGCGGCAGTGTCAGGTTGTTGGACCTCACGAAGTGCTGCCAGTGCCCCTTGCATTGAACCAGCTGCAACGTACAAAATCAGAGCCCTGCATTTGGTTCATTGATGGGGCTTAGAACATGACTGAGAATAAGGTTGAAAAGGAAACTAACATGTGAAATGGCTTACCTCCATATGTTGTGTTCGGCATGGAGGACGTGCGCAGCCCATCTCAGCAACACCctggaacaaaaaaaaaacaaaaaaacttgAATTCCTTAACAACATGAATGACAATCTCCATGAATAAAGAATGTTTGATTCCATAAAAGTTAACCACAGACACACAAGGATATTTAGCTAGGAGAAACAACCTTGCATAATCAGATCCTTTCCAATGGGTGGCAGCTAAAGTAGCAGCATCAGTCCAGCACCCTGCATCTTGTAACTGCACAAGAGATGACATTAAAATGAGTGAGAGAAGAATACATGATGTATCATGAGGAACATTACTCCCCTTGGTAAACAACTAACAAAACTCAGGACCAGCTCTACTAACCATCCATGACAACTGGATTCATATTTTGCTCCATTACCCCCCTCAAAACATCATGTGCTAAGCAGAAGAAAACTTGTCTTGATACCAGTTTAAGGCTACAAAATGCATACACCCCACCCCAAAGCAGAAGCACAGGTAGTTATACAAAAGAATCACCCCAAACAAACTGATACAAGAGTAATCGTCTGACAAATCCTCTAGGTTATCCAGAGTGAATGAAAAGAGGAACCCAAAAGAGAGAGATTTTCCTTAATTTAATTTTCGGCAGTTGGATAGACCCCATAATAGCTcttgaaacatgtgaagaagTGCAACCATATGTTGAAGAGATCCATATTGTGTCAAGATGCATTGATTCACAAGCTACAAAAGCTTGTTCAGCTAAGATTTAGGATATGGAGGTTAGTTTGCAACTAAGATTTAGGATATGGAGTGATGAAGTGAATAAGAGTCAGCAAGTACGGTCAACAGACAAAactaagaacaaagaaaaggATAAGGATATCCTCCAATATGTCAACTGCTGCCTACCCTTCAAGGAAAGAAGCATTGTCTACCCTGAGGTCCAGCaatattcaaaacaaaaaagttgaGCAAATATTTTTTACTTAGAAGGAAATGCATTCGGAATATTGAATATGTCAAGGAATAGTTGATTCACACTTACAAGATCATATACGGAAAATGTATTGTCATAAAAGAGAACAGCAACACGCCCCCTACTATGGTCTCCAGGAACAACAGGTGAGAACTTAATTCTGCGGATACCTTCTCTATGAGTGTTAAATGAAGAAGAATGCCCAGTTGTTACATCCCACCAGCGAATATTTCCTGACCTGTCCCCCATTACCTGAAAGTTGATTCACAAAAGAAATATCAAGGGATAATTGAGATCTGATATGATTAAAACTTGTAAAATTTGTGATGCATACCACATGAGGCAAACGGTATGCCATCGCTGTGATTAGCCCATCAGATGAGacaaatgaagaagaaggccATTTTGGTCtaggaaaaaaaagataaaaacaccCATTATGAGAATAAACTGATAATATATGAATGGTTTATGATATATTTATACTGAAACATTCAACATGTGACACTTTCTCCAATTGTTGTCATCTCCAACTAGAATAGATCCAAAAATTTCGTTATATGACTAAGTTTAGTAGTCAGGAAGCGCAAGATATtagatattaatatattatactAATCTTTTTCATCTGAAAGATCGTGATAGGCCTGAGCGGACCAACCAGGATGGAACAGAAAGTGTAGCTGCAAAAATACAGAAATCAGAATACAGTAATCATATTGAGAACTACCTGAAGTCACGAATCCTTCGCCCATGAACCTCAAAAACACCAAGAGCACCATTTGCAAGTGCAAATGCAAAGCTTTCGGAAGTGTCATCTTGGGATCCATCAGAGCCCTCTATATTCCGGAATACACTTAACAACATTACTTTTGTTGCTAAAACAGTATCTAatcaataaaaacaattaGAGAAAGTGAAGCTTATCAAGTAAATGAGCTCACTTGAATCAGATGATGTCTTATCTAATGCCCCAGATGTCTGATTATTGGGAGGTAATGATGATTGCTTAGAAGGTGCATTATGAGGGGGGCATGGAACTGTTGGGAGTGTCCACTCCAGAACCGTAAATGGAAGTGCTAGTGATCTAAGCTACATGAGATATGGAGAATAATGAAAACCAAGATGAGGGATTACATCTGATCCCACTTTAGAATAactattaaattaattatacagCTGAGGGAAACTGAAAAATACATATGAACAAGAAAAGGCGTATTATTTTCACAATGatctgaaaattgaaaatctcTGTTTATATTATGTAACGGATAGCAAGATCAATTGCTTGAAACTATTTCATGCTGgaataaaaaataatcaaaattattaACAATTTTACCATTATGGGAGTCTTTGTCATAGCCCAAACCTCTACTGGTGCATCACGGAGCAAAATAAGAAGGTACCTGGAACAAGCAATAACGTTACAGTGAGCTAAGAAGTTACACTGTATAACCCACACAAATGAAAGTAGAGTGAAAGAAAGAAGACAAGCCATTCATAATAGACCACAACTTAAAAGAACATTATCGAAATATgtcttaatatatatttatagtaATTTCATATTCCACGGGTACCAACCTTCCAGAGGAAGAAGTCCTTAAAGCTCTTATGGGTGCACATTCAGGCTTTTGCAAAACCCGAAATGGTTTATTTAGGCCACTTCTAAGACAGGTCACAATTAGTCTGTTGATAAAACCTCCAATTTTTTCACTTACCTAAATCAACAAAAGTTTATGTTACCTACACTTGACAGTATAATGACTTCTCATTCGAACTAGAGCTTATCATGGTTGCCAGCCTTTTCCTCAAAATAATAGGAGCTTAATGAACGACAATTCCgagaatcaaatcaaatcagatAGGAACCGCAAACAGTTGGTGACATATTCATATGCAACATACCTGagtatatgaaaatgaaaccaGTCTAGAATTTCCAAGCCACCGTAGTCCCCTAACAGTTCCGTTATGAACAGAAAAACTTGCAGCGACTGCATTGGCAGAAACATCAACAATATCCACTATCCCACTCTTAGTTCCCAAAGCAACCAATGGAACAGCTACCACATGATAGTTCCCCCCACCTTTACATGCAATTAACTTAAAGGGTATCAAAACTTATCCCAACTGCTAgttcataaaataaaaaatatgctTTAGATTTATGAGAGGATGAACTCACGGCCTAAAGTAGCtgttgaagaatgtgaagGTACAACTAGCATAGTCACTGCTGAAGAAAGAAGCTGAAGCTGTCCCACTAAGCTAATCTGCAACAGTAATTCGGCTTTGTAAGCATGCATAAATCTGAAAAGTTTAGATTTATGGTCTTCATTATGACAGTTTACTTATTCTGACTATAATAAAaggaatatataaatataaataaaaaagggaaagaaaaaaaaaatctctaaaTCCCTAAATTTAGAGCTATAGTTTTTCATTCCTTCTCaagtatataaaaatatagcTCTTCATTTGCCAATAACAAAATTTGATGTttactcaaaaaaaaaaaaacatttgatGTAGGATTTTGTCACCATTAATGGGCATATATTATGGTGTGTTGTGCATAGGCACTGCGTGTACAGTGTACCAGTGGTCGTGAAGGCACCTAGTGGGGGATGCGAAGTAGGTTGTATCACTTGTGAGGCCAATC
This genomic interval from Argentina anserina chromosome 1, drPotAnse1.1, whole genome shotgun sequence contains the following:
- the LOC126792706 gene encoding LOW QUALITY PROTEIN: uncharacterized protein LOC126792706 (The sequence of the model RefSeq protein was modified relative to this genomic sequence to represent the inferred CDS: inserted 1 base in 1 codon; deleted 5 bases in 4 codons; substituted 1 base at 1 genomic stop codon) — its product is MSSPRAPPAASTVQDCWDCMLPGPPSRSNFGSADVSTSGFLAFPAGSSISVVDTRSMQLVVSLPIPPPAQFQFSSSSATSSLSAFVTSVRWTPLPLGRDLLSTEPSSSHLLLAAGDRQGRIALLDLRIKTPVLWFDSDDRHAVQDLCWVQARPDSYLLAAISGFSSLSLYSSSSTGRCFWKYDAAPEILSCIRRDPFDSRHFCVVGLKGFLLSVTVLGETEDDVVIKELQIRTECNELLKLERELAAGSTSSASAAFPLHVARFAFSQQWRHILFVTFPRELVVFDLQYETQLYTSALPRGCGKFLDVLPDPNNEFVYCGHVDGRLSTWRRXGTSVPSPSVLAVAISQSDSTXQNIGKLYSDAPDSPFSAADFDNPFDFCDAPLVLSKTHLVSISDDGKVWNWLLTAEGLEYNHKDDKNLDGVSDSSDVSVTGTNTNTVVASTGGDGMEASEQSTEQMSNDGRSRHSRSTIGHTEMSLKISLVGQLQLLSSAVTMLVVPSHSSTATLGRGGNYHVVAVPLVALGTKSGIVDIVDVSANAVAASFSVHNGTVRGLRWLGNSRLVSFSYTQVSEKIGGFINRLIVTCLRSGLNKPFRVLQKPECAPIRALRTSSSGRYLLILLRDAPVEVWAMTKTPIMLRSLALPFTVLEWTLPTVPCPPHNAPSKQSSLPPNNQTSGALDKTSSDSKGSDGSQDDTSESFAFALANGALGVFEVHGRRIRDFRPKWPSSSFVSSDGLITAMAYRLPHVVMGDRSGNIRWWDVTTGHSSSFNTHREGIRRIKFSPVVPGDHSRGRVAVLFYDNTFSVYDLGSNVPHDTSCILLSLILMSSLVQLQDAGCWTDAATLAATHWKGSDYARVLLRWAAHVLHAEHNIWRALILYVAAGSMQGALAALREVQQPDTAAMFILACREIHANIISDSGNSDHESKSSIKDKLPHLPGLGPENEDVIAEGEYFGQYQRKLVHLCMNSQPYAE
- the LOC126792686 gene encoding uncharacterized protein LOC126792686, which translates into the protein MSRILLADINLETRNRVIRVRVCRIWTWRRPLYVEQDDGLQCVLVDNHDDAIHALMSEVDLEIESRRICEGFVYQISNFHCMRNQEECIIVPHQVQLLFNHETQFRPVCESIPPIPYYWFFFVNFHDLSSRLDDDTILTDVVGAITHVGPIQQMTSNGNIGTKRAVVIYNSMRRSLRITLLNSAIDELDVSIVRIPPPPVIVVFTNSIVLRSTLSTCVFINPVIHEADEIRTRFRELFSSHALQTATAAASVMEDSIFVVKAVITEFLFGNGWYYTSCSSCKEELEQSDTFLLGCPEHGPQMGIPTFRIETCLYDGSGSIQTELSGLPAETLFDVTCQELVDNSGYVSQEIIPQVISDRLLVECMWQIGHDGTKFQVISVYPQYGRNSKRNEPLENKCTTIDEVVHKIDLNNRMSGKEPSESILRNVVQYFPWH